The Ascochyta rabiei chromosome 10, complete sequence genome has a window encoding:
- a CDS encoding Esa1p-associated factor — protein sequence MAPAPAAEASYRKDEKVFCFHHELLYEAKVTDVKPNEGDDKKTGFQYKVHYKGWKNTWDDWVPEDRLRKLTSENRELANNLRHEMLQAQRAARAQPPPTKKKAQGSTRGSEERQTSVSAPPRGQKRMRDQDLEKEVFQNKRAVRIYMPDRLKSLLVDDWENITKNLQLVQLPASKPAAVILDEYFASATSTGNRNSTETDILEEVVQGLKEYFNRSLGRLLLYRFEREQFYDITTQIEQPTNDLAGKSLADIYGGEHLLRLFVSMPELIAQTNMDIQAVNRLREELSGMTTWLSKEPQVNAFFSSVYESPGQAYIDKVKSSI from the exons ATGGCGCCCGCACCTGCCGCCGAAGCCTCGTATCGCAAAGATGAGAAGGTTTTCTGCTTCCACCATGAGTTGCTCTACGAGGCCAAGGTCACTGATGTGAAGCCGAACGAGGGTGACGACAAGAAGACTGGCTTCCAGTACAAGGTCCACTACAAAGGATGGAAGAACAC CTGGGACGACTGGGTGCCTGAAGATCGTTTGCGTAAGCTCACTTCGGAGAACCGAGAGTTGGCAAACAACTTAAGGCACGAGATGCTCCAAGCACAGCGTGCCGCTCGAGCGCAACCGCCGCCTACTAAAAAGAAGGCCCAAGGCTCGACTCGAGGGAGCGAAGAGCGCCAGACTTCTGTTTCTGCCCCACCCCGTGGTCAAAAGCGCATGCGTGACCAGGACCTCGAAAAG GAGGTGTTCCAGAACAAGCGCGCTGTGCGCATCTACATGCCAGATCGGTTGAAGAGTCTTCTGGTCGATGATTGGGAAAACATTACCAAAAACCTGCAGCTCGTTCAGCTTCCAGCGAGCAAGCCTGCAGCCGTCATTTTGGACGAGTACTTTGCATCTGCCACCTCGACAGGAAATCGCAACAGTACCGAAACCGACATCCTCGAAGAGGTAGTCCAAGGCCTGAAAGAGTACTTCAACAGGAGCCTTGGGCGACTTCTCCTTTACCGATTCGAACGCGAGCAATTCTACGACATTACCACTCAGATCGAGCAGCCGACAAACGACCTCGCTGGCAAGTCGTTAGCGGACATTTACGGCGGCGAGCATCTCTTGCGCCTCTTCG TGTCAATGCCTGAGCTCATCGCCCAAACGAACATGGACATCCAGGCTGTCAACCGCCTTCGCGAAGAGCTTAGCGGGATGACGACATGGCTTTCAAAGGAGCCCCAGGTCAACGCTTTCTTCTCTTCCGTCTATGAGAGCCCCGGGCAGGCGTACATCGACAAGGTCAAGAGCAGTATTTGA